The following proteins are encoded in a genomic region of Ornithodoros turicata isolate Travis chromosome 6, ASM3712646v1, whole genome shotgun sequence:
- the LOC135397671 gene encoding class E basic helix-loop-helix protein 22-like has translation MVSFRCISPDVGRGNNVPQPRKARHAKTMRLSINARERRRMHDLNDALDELRSVIPYAHSPSVRKLSKIATLLLAKNYILMQANALEELRRIIAYMNQTGVAMPTLAAAAAACCPGGDKIGTATLALTGSSSPSNSGPPQQTSPLFPVFGTNGDTKP, from the exons aTGGTGTCCTTTCGCTGCATATCGCCCGACGTGGGAAGAGGCAACAACGTGCCACAGCCGAGGAAAGCACGTCACGCAAAGACGATGCGGCTCAGCATCAACGCGCGGGAGCGCCGTCGTATGCACGACTTGAACGACGCGTTGGATGAACTGCGCTCCGTCATTCCGTACGCGCACAGCCCCTCTGTCAGGAAGCTGTCCAAGATAGCAACGCTTCTGCTGGCCAAGAACTACATCCTCATGCAG GCAAACGCGCTGGAAGAACTGCGCCGGATCATCGCGTACATGAACCAGACTGGAGTGGCGATGCCTACTCTGGCTGCTGCTGCAGCCGCTTGCTGTCCTGGCGGAGACAAGATTGGGACGGCAACACTGGCGTTAACGGGATCTTCGTCGCCGTCCAACAGTGGGCCCCCGCAGCAGACCAGCCCGCTGTTCCCCGTCTTCGGCACAAACGGCGACACCAAGCCCTGA